One part of the Lycium ferocissimum isolate CSIRO_LF1 chromosome 8, AGI_CSIRO_Lferr_CH_V1, whole genome shotgun sequence genome encodes these proteins:
- the LOC132067214 gene encoding uncharacterized protein LOC132067214 — translation MVGPSINSHNFPLKFLCSYGGKIIPRQTDGKLRYYGGETRVLSVDRCISFAELLVKLGEMCGSSVSLRCRLPSEDLDALVSITSDEDLAHLIEEYDHASTPSSSLKIRAFLLPPKSTKKVVSPPPSITSTSSTTTTISNPDATSPSSFCSTVASPSSTVTSSRHHDCPKPYKKMISNSFDQFETLNGRIRRTLSSPPLIFPICHEKVAVKIPKYAYHNHGNNTGHIYLIHHGNHCQ, via the exons atgGTTGGTCCATCCATTAATTCCCATAATTTTCCTCTTAAATTCCTTTGTAGCTATGGTGGCAAGATTATCCCCCGTCAAACCGATGGCAAACTCCGTTATTATGGTGGCGAAACCCGTGTCCTCTCTGTCGATCGTTGCATTTCTTTTGCAG aGCTATTAGTGAAGCTAGGGGAGATGTGTGGATCATCAGTGAGTTTAAGGTGTCGATTACCAAGTGAAGATCTAGATGCTCTTGTGTCTATTACATCTGATGAAGATTTGGCTCATCTCATTGAAGAATATGATCATGCTTCAACACCATCATCCTCCCTCAAGATCAGGGCTTTTTTATTACCACCCAAATCCACAAAAAAAGTTGTATCTCCTCCACCTTCTATTACTTCTACCTCATCCACCACTACCACTATTAGCAACCCTGATGCCACGTCACCAAGTTCATTTTGTTCCACAGTTGCTAGCCCTTCTAGTACTGTCACCTCGTCGAGGCATCATGATTGTCCAAAACCGTATAAGAAAATGATATCCAATTCTTTCGATCAGTTTGAAACACTTAACGGGCGCATTCGTCGTACTTTGTCAAGTCCACCACTGATTTTTCCTATTTGTCATGAGAAAGTCGCAGTGAAGATTCCaaaatatgcttatcataatcatgGGAACAATACTGGACATATTTATTTGATTCACCACGGCAACCACTGCCAATAA